One part of the Deltaproteobacteria bacterium genome encodes these proteins:
- a CDS encoding HU family DNA-binding protein, translating to MTKTQLVGKLAEETGISRKQMEEILSALVELIRKSVKKGDTVKIPDLGGWRMRQMKARMGRNPQTGEAIKIPARKKVGFTVAKSFKQHVLGTKK from the coding sequence ATGACGAAGACACAGTTGGTTGGGAAGTTGGCGGAGGAGACCGGCATCTCCCGGAAGCAGATGGAAGAAATCCTCTCCGCGCTCGTGGAGCTCATCCGCAAGAGCGTGAAGAAGGGCGACACGGTGAAGATCCCGGATCTCGGAGGTTGGCGCATGCGGCAGATGAAGGCGCGCATGGGCCGCAATCCTCAGACCGGCGAGGCCATCAAGATCCCGGCACGCAAGAAGGTCGGGTTCACCGTCGCGAAGAGCTTCAAGCAGCACGTTCTCGGCACCAAGAAGTAG
- a CDS encoding DUF4124 domain-containing protein yields MMRPAVSLFTAALLATLAPPPSHAQTIYRWLDAKSGVHYSNEPSRTPEHASAVELAPLGTIQIPVRKRTRPGRRPSATPPPAAPCGPADPTGLMSAIGAGLVSERPDERLTLLVGGVPLTTSADATVTTLVTRWDPDEPQAHLSQSAIAYPVGSSCPTAPPLVRYPTNGRREAASRGLCDDYRRAFAQVGVATSRDAGIARSFRDIARSFLDVQLEGNVAIASGFRAAVADGMLRSDATVLAPHVTVPLDPWIVKAHVAQTERLASESDHLVDQLTVALEEIDRAARATGCWN; encoded by the coding sequence ATGATGCGCCCCGCCGTTTCGCTGTTCACCGCCGCCCTCTTGGCCACGCTCGCGCCGCCGCCCTCGCACGCCCAGACCATCTATCGCTGGCTCGATGCCAAGAGTGGCGTGCACTATTCCAACGAACCGAGCCGTACGCCCGAGCATGCCTCGGCGGTCGAGCTCGCGCCGCTCGGAACCATCCAGATCCCGGTCCGCAAGCGGACACGACCCGGGAGGCGGCCCTCCGCGACGCCACCGCCGGCTGCTCCGTGCGGCCCGGCCGATCCCACGGGGCTGATGAGTGCGATCGGCGCGGGACTCGTCTCGGAACGACCCGACGAGCGACTCACGCTCCTGGTCGGGGGCGTACCGTTGACGACCAGCGCCGATGCGACCGTCACGACCCTGGTGACTCGCTGGGATCCCGACGAGCCGCAGGCGCACCTCAGCCAGTCGGCGATCGCCTACCCGGTCGGGTCCTCGTGCCCGACGGCACCGCCGCTCGTGCGCTACCCGACCAACGGGCGGCGCGAAGCCGCCTCGCGCGGCCTCTGTGACGATTATCGTCGCGCCTTCGCGCAGGTGGGTGTCGCAACGAGTCGGGACGCCGGTATCGCTCGTTCGTTCCGCGATATCGCGCGAAGCTTCCTCGACGTGCAGCTCGAGGGCAACGTCGCGATCGCGTCCGGCTTTCGCGCGGCGGTGGCGGACGGGATGCTACGGTCCGATGCCACCGTCCTCGCCCCGCACGTAACCGTCCCTCTCGATCCGTGGATCGTGAAGGCGCATGTGGCGCAAACCGAACGCTTGGCGAGCGAGTCCGATCACCTCGTCGATCAGCTCACCGTGGCACTCGAGGAGATCGACCGCGCTGCGCGCGCGACCGGCTGCTGGAACTGA
- a CDS encoding RNA-binding protein — translation MGTKLYVGNLPFSVTSQELSDLFSQAGQVVSANIITDRFSGQSRGFGFVEMADESSAQTAVGQFNDYQMKGRGLKVNEAKPREGGRGGGGDRGGGDRGSGRRW, via the coding sequence ATGGGCACCAAGTTGTATGTCGGGAACCTTCCGTTCAGCGTGACGTCTCAGGAACTCAGCGATTTGTTCTCACAAGCCGGTCAGGTCGTTTCGGCGAACATCATTACGGACCGCTTTTCGGGGCAATCTCGCGGATTCGGCTTCGTCGAGATGGCCGACGAGTCCTCGGCACAAACAGCCGTGGGCCAGTTCAACGACTACCAAATGAAGGGTCGCGGCTTGAAGGTGAACGAAGCTAAGCCCCGCGAGGGTGGCCGCGGCGGCGGTGGCGATCGGGGCGGTGGCGACCGCGGCAGCGGTCGTCGCTGGTAG
- a CDS encoding glycosyltransferase family 2 protein, which yields MMRPPPERGRDAAAATDAYAALVRREQQLDAIQRTLGWRLLSHYGPYKRGFVVPAWRRLRGLVRRLLGGSDPASEAYDDWATFADRFHADVRGSDRAHEDSVDGPDLVSVVMLVRHDERAASERAIASLAAQRHRRWDLAVAVVGAWTGDTTSPPLAAGDNLRIRVEPAPYDGEASALDALVAAARGDVVAILPPAVALVPDALGAAVDAFRETGADVLYGDEDHRDADGRRHGPRFLPGWSPDLLLSTMYWPRVVFFRREMLAGLLPFRAELDGAHGYDLALRSTEGSVRVVHVPRVLAHVEAAVSMPKDRFGGERDPERRALELAVERRGLAATVARVDAGIFRVRRAVVAPAKVSIVIPTRDGFRNLRRCLAALERTQHGDFEVLLVDNGSRDPATLELLAASGHRVLRAPGPFNFARLNNDAVRESRGRYVLFLNDDTEPTDPLWLTALEEHAQRPEVGAVGAKLLYGDGRIQHAGIATGIGGIAGHPGRFRRAMPTVVRNVSAVTAACLMARREVFDAIGGFDEALPVNSNDVDLCLRLRARGYLVVYTPHAVVRHYESQTRGTRAVSEDVWLMMRRWRQVLPNDPYYSPNLTMVDETGEPDLSKPDGWTLLYAGTTRAEGRLQLASGGAVGQTFFATGADLAAIVVYATNTEGTPGDALRLAVREAPEASEPIRVVDRSIAGRSPDERWFCFAPIRESADRFWYFSLEATGPGAVMLRRQNAASDVMGPCRENGVPAFGTLQFQLYGRAPNRCAVS from the coding sequence ATGATGCGACCGCCACCCGAGCGCGGACGGGACGCGGCGGCGGCCACCGACGCATATGCCGCCCTCGTGCGGCGTGAGCAGCAGCTCGACGCGATCCAGCGGACGCTCGGTTGGCGGCTCCTCTCGCACTATGGACCGTACAAGCGAGGCTTCGTCGTGCCCGCGTGGCGCCGCCTCCGCGGTCTGGTCCGCCGGCTCCTGGGTGGATCCGACCCCGCTTCGGAAGCCTATGACGACTGGGCGACGTTCGCAGATCGCTTCCACGCCGACGTCCGGGGCAGCGATCGTGCGCACGAGGACTCGGTCGATGGCCCCGACCTCGTCAGCGTCGTCATGCTGGTCCGGCACGACGAGCGCGCAGCGTCCGAGCGCGCGATTGCGTCGTTGGCGGCGCAACGACACCGCCGATGGGACCTCGCCGTCGCCGTTGTCGGAGCGTGGACGGGCGACACGACCTCTCCGCCGCTCGCCGCCGGCGACAACCTCCGGATCCGCGTCGAGCCTGCTCCCTACGACGGCGAAGCTTCGGCCCTCGACGCGCTCGTGGCGGCGGCGCGGGGCGACGTCGTGGCGATCCTTCCACCGGCGGTCGCGCTCGTGCCCGACGCCCTCGGCGCCGCCGTCGACGCGTTCCGTGAGACCGGCGCGGACGTGCTCTACGGCGACGAGGATCATCGCGACGCCGATGGACGCCGTCACGGGCCGCGATTCCTGCCGGGGTGGTCCCCGGATCTCCTGCTGTCGACGATGTACTGGCCGCGTGTCGTGTTCTTCCGGCGCGAGATGCTCGCGGGGCTTCTGCCGTTTCGCGCCGAGCTCGACGGAGCGCACGGGTACGACCTGGCCCTGCGAAGCACCGAAGGCTCCGTACGCGTCGTCCACGTGCCGCGGGTGCTCGCGCACGTCGAGGCGGCGGTGTCGATGCCGAAGGATCGCTTCGGAGGCGAGCGCGACCCGGAGCGGCGGGCGCTCGAGCTCGCCGTAGAGCGGCGCGGCCTCGCCGCGACGGTCGCGCGCGTCGATGCCGGCATCTTCCGTGTGCGGCGTGCGGTCGTTGCGCCCGCCAAGGTCTCGATCGTGATTCCGACCCGCGACGGGTTCCGCAACCTCAGGCGGTGTCTTGCCGCGTTGGAACGGACGCAGCATGGCGACTTCGAGGTGCTCCTGGTCGACAACGGTAGCCGCGACCCCGCGACCCTCGAGCTCCTGGCCGCGAGCGGACACCGCGTGTTGCGGGCGCCCGGTCCATTCAACTTCGCCCGCCTGAACAACGACGCGGTACGCGAGAGCCGCGGGCGGTACGTGCTCTTTTTGAACGACGATACGGAGCCGACCGATCCTCTCTGGCTGACGGCCCTCGAAGAGCACGCACAACGTCCCGAGGTCGGGGCAGTCGGCGCCAAGCTGCTCTATGGCGACGGACGCATCCAGCACGCGGGCATCGCGACCGGCATCGGCGGGATCGCGGGTCATCCCGGACGCTTCCGGCGCGCCATGCCGACCGTGGTTCGCAACGTGAGCGCGGTGACGGCCGCGTGCCTCATGGCGCGGCGGGAGGTCTTCGACGCGATCGGCGGCTTCGACGAAGCCCTGCCGGTGAACTCCAACGACGTCGATCTGTGTCTGCGGTTGCGCGCGCGCGGATACCTGGTCGTCTACACGCCGCACGCGGTCGTGCGGCATTACGAGTCGCAGACGCGGGGCACGCGCGCCGTTTCCGAGGACGTCTGGCTCATGATGCGGCGCTGGCGCCAGGTCCTGCCGAACGATCCGTATTACAGCCCCAATCTCACGATGGTCGATGAGACCGGCGAGCCCGATCTCAGCAAGCCCGACGGCTGGACGCTGCTCTACGCCGGCACGACGCGGGCGGAGGGCCGCCTCCAGCTCGCGTCGGGCGGTGCTGTCGGTCAGACCTTCTTCGCCACCGGCGCCGATCTCGCCGCGATCGTGGTGTACGCGACGAACACGGAGGGGACGCCGGGAGACGCCCTGCGACTCGCCGTTCGGGAGGCGCCCGAGGCTTCCGAGCCGATCCGCGTCGTGGACCGATCGATTGCGGGGCGGAGCCCGGACGAGCGGTGGTTCTGCTTCGCGCCGATTCGAGAGTCCGCCGACCGATTCTGGTACTTCAGTCTCGAGGCGACCGGACCCGGCGCAGTGATGCTCCGGCGCCAGAACGCGGCGAGCGACGTGATGGGGCCGTGTCGCGAGAACGGGGTGCCCGCCTTCGGGACGTTGCAGTTCCAGCTCTATGGCCGGGCGCCGAATCGGTGCGCCGTCTCATGA
- the infA gene encoding translation initiation factor IF-1 — protein MARDDLIQIQGKVVEALAGGHFRVQGDQGHTFLARISGRLRRFHIKVVPGDRVTIAVSPYDLTHGFIVYRSS, from the coding sequence GTGGCACGAGACGATCTCATTCAGATTCAGGGCAAAGTAGTCGAGGCGCTGGCTGGCGGACATTTCCGTGTCCAAGGCGACCAGGGCCACACCTTCCTCGCGCGGATCAGCGGCCGGCTGCGCCGCTTCCACATCAAGGTCGTTCCGGGTGACCGCGTGACGATCGCCGTATCACCCTACGACCTGACGCACGGCTTCATCGTCTACCGCAGCAGCTGA